The proteins below are encoded in one region of Pseudomonas sp. SCB32:
- a CDS encoding nitronate monooxygenase family protein, translated as MSLDLSTRVTQLLGCRYPIIQTAMGWVADPRLVAATGNAGAFGFLAGATIEPHLMEAAILETKSLTSAPFGVNFHMYQPNAAEIVELVLRHGVKAVSYSRSPGKQMVARLKEAGVICMPTVGALKHAQKAVEMGADIVTVQGGEGGGHTGSVPTSLLLAQVRDAVQVPVVAAGGFHDGAGLVAALVLGAEGVAMGTRFLMSQESPVPDATLARYLGVKDPAKVIVSRALDGLPQRMIRNELLDALEAAGPWRRLGLAVQCALAYRRHSGISIGQMLQALRNRGELTLSQALLAANAPMVIQKAMVDGQPEDGVLPAGQVAALLGSRSPCAEIIQNIVTQAEARLTELARRVEPQQTQESLHAAVSR; from the coding sequence ATGAGCCTGGACCTGAGCACCCGCGTTACCCAGTTGCTCGGCTGCCGCTACCCGATCATCCAGACCGCCATGGGCTGGGTGGCCGATCCGCGCCTGGTGGCCGCCACCGGCAATGCCGGCGCGTTCGGCTTCCTCGCCGGCGCCACCATAGAGCCGCACCTGATGGAAGCGGCGATCCTCGAAACCAAGTCGCTGACCTCGGCACCGTTCGGCGTCAACTTCCACATGTACCAGCCCAACGCCGCCGAGATCGTCGAGCTGGTGCTGCGCCATGGTGTGAAGGCGGTGAGCTACAGCCGCTCGCCGGGCAAGCAGATGGTCGCCCGGCTGAAAGAGGCCGGGGTGATCTGCATGCCCACCGTCGGCGCGCTCAAGCACGCGCAGAAGGCCGTGGAGATGGGCGCCGATATCGTCACCGTGCAGGGCGGCGAGGGCGGCGGTCACACCGGCTCGGTGCCCACCTCGCTGCTGCTGGCGCAGGTGCGCGACGCGGTGCAGGTGCCGGTTGTCGCCGCCGGTGGCTTCCATGACGGCGCCGGTCTGGTGGCCGCGCTGGTCCTGGGCGCCGAAGGCGTGGCCATGGGCACGCGCTTTTTGATGAGCCAGGAAAGTCCGGTGCCGGACGCCACCCTGGCGCGCTACCTGGGCGTGAAGGACCCGGCGAAGGTGATCGTCAGTCGCGCGCTCGACGGCCTGCCACAGCGAATGATCCGCAACGAACTGCTCGACGCCCTGGAGGCCGCCGGCCCCTGGCGTCGCCTGGGCCTCGCCGTGCAGTGCGCGCTGGCCTACCGCCGCCACTCCGGCATCAGCATCGGGCAGATGCTCCAGGCCCTGCGCAACCGTGGCGAGCTGACCCTTTCCCAGGCGCTGCTGGCTGCCAACGCACCCATGGTGATCCAGAAGGCCATGGTCGACGGCCAGCCCGAAGACGGCGTGCTGCCGGCCGGTCAGGTCGCCGCGCTGCTGGGCAGCCGTTCCCCGTGCGCCGAGATCATCCAGAACATCGTCACCCAGGCCGAGGCCCGGCTCACCGAGCTGGCCCGCCGGGTAGAACCGCAACAGACCCAGGAGAGCCTCCATGCAGCCGTTTCGCGTTGA
- a CDS encoding enoyl-CoA hydratase family protein: protein MQPFRVEINEHIAEMVFDRPPVNAFNCAGWAAIAAELERLGRDDAVRVIIIRAEGRGFCAGVDIKELAADGNLIVAVNKGNYDSFKAVHRNPKPVIAAVHGFVLGGGIGLCGAADIVVASECATFGVPEVDRGAMGGGAHLQRLFPVQKVRHMYFTGEPIDAYEAYRLGAVERVVPRDKLRDAALDVARKIAAKSPAMIALAKEALTGIEDGNLEDKYRWEQGFTLEAYRSLDSQEARDSFVEKRDAQFN from the coding sequence ATGCAGCCGTTTCGCGTTGAGATCAACGAGCACATCGCCGAGATGGTGTTCGACCGCCCGCCGGTGAACGCCTTCAACTGCGCCGGCTGGGCGGCCATCGCCGCCGAACTGGAACGCCTGGGCCGCGATGACGCGGTGCGGGTCATCATCATCCGCGCCGAGGGCCGGGGCTTCTGCGCCGGCGTCGACATCAAGGAACTGGCCGCCGACGGCAACCTGATCGTCGCGGTGAACAAGGGCAACTACGACAGCTTCAAGGCGGTGCACCGCAATCCCAAGCCGGTGATTGCCGCCGTGCATGGCTTCGTCCTCGGTGGCGGCATCGGCCTGTGCGGCGCGGCGGACATCGTCGTCGCCAGCGAGTGCGCGACCTTCGGCGTGCCCGAGGTGGACCGTGGCGCCATGGGCGGCGGTGCACACCTGCAGCGCCTGTTCCCGGTGCAGAAGGTGCGCCACATGTACTTCACCGGTGAGCCGATCGACGCCTACGAGGCCTACCGCCTGGGCGCGGTGGAGCGCGTGGTGCCGCGCGACAAGCTGCGTGACGCGGCCCTGGACGTGGCGCGCAAGATCGCCGCCAAGAGCCCCGCGATGATCGCCCTGGCCAAGGAAGCGCTGACCGGCATCGAGGACGGCAACCTCGAAGACAAATACCGCTGGGAGCAGGGCTTCACCCTTGAAGCATACCGCTCGCTGGATTCCCAGGAAGCACGCGACTCCTTCGTCGAGAAGCGCGACGCGCAATTCAACTGA
- a CDS encoding nuclear transport factor 2 family protein yields the protein MLSLQEISDRLEIQQLAVDYSTAIDSRDFDALDRVFSADAYIDYRAMGGIDGRYPEVKDWLREALSNFPAYQHMISNFSIQLDGDQASGRILCFNPMQVDLADGTRQTFFLGLWYHDRYRRTADGWRIERRSEEKSYAFNVPEGLPV from the coding sequence ATGCTGTCCCTGCAGGAAATCTCGGATCGGCTGGAAATCCAGCAACTGGCGGTCGACTATTCCACGGCCATCGACAGCCGCGACTTCGACGCGCTGGACCGGGTGTTCAGCGCCGATGCCTACATCGACTACCGCGCCATGGGTGGTATCGATGGGCGTTATCCGGAGGTGAAAGACTGGCTGCGCGAGGCGCTGAGTAACTTTCCGGCTTACCAGCACATGATTTCCAACTTCTCTATTCAGCTGGATGGTGACCAGGCCAGCGGCCGCATCCTCTGTTTCAACCCGATGCAGGTGGACTTGGCTGATGGTACGCGGCAGACCTTCTTCCTCGGGCTCTGGTATCACGACCGCTACCGGCGGACTGCTGACGGTTGGCGTATCGAACGGCGCAGCGAGGAGAAGAGCTACGCCTTCAATGTGCCGGAGGGGTTGCCGGTCTGA
- a CDS encoding glucose 1-dehydrogenase, which yields MKRLDGKVALITGAARGQGAAEARLFVEQGGRVVIADLLDEEGARLADELGDAALYQHLDVTSAEQWEAAVRAAEAHFGRLDVLVNNAGILLLAPLEECSLESYRKVIEVNQVGCWLGMKAVLPALKRAGGGSIVNLSSTAGMEGVAGGSAYVASKFAVRGMTKSAALELGRHGIRVNSVHPGGIDTPMARPPEMAEIDASAFYSGLPIPRIGQPEEVARLVLFLASDESSYCTGAEFVVDGGMLAGATFG from the coding sequence ATGAAGCGACTGGATGGAAAGGTAGCCCTGATCACCGGCGCCGCGCGCGGGCAGGGCGCGGCGGAAGCGCGTCTGTTCGTCGAACAGGGCGGCCGGGTGGTGATCGCCGATCTGCTGGACGAAGAGGGTGCTCGCCTGGCCGACGAGCTGGGTGATGCCGCGCTCTACCAGCATCTGGACGTGACCTCGGCGGAGCAGTGGGAAGCGGCGGTACGTGCGGCGGAAGCGCACTTCGGCCGGCTCGACGTGCTGGTCAACAACGCCGGCATCCTGCTCCTGGCGCCGCTGGAAGAGTGCTCGCTGGAGAGCTACCGCAAGGTCATCGAGGTCAACCAGGTGGGCTGCTGGCTGGGCATGAAGGCTGTGCTGCCGGCGCTCAAGCGCGCCGGTGGCGGTTCCATCGTCAACCTCTCCTCGACGGCGGGCATGGAAGGCGTGGCCGGTGGCAGCGCCTACGTCGCCAGCAAGTTCGCCGTGCGCGGCATGACCAAGTCCGCCGCGCTGGAGCTGGGGCGCCATGGCATCCGCGTGAACTCGGTGCATCCGGGCGGCATCGACACGCCCATGGCGCGCCCGCCGGAGATGGCCGAGATCGATGCGTCGGCCTTCTACAGCGGCTTGCCGATTCCGCGTATCGGCCAGCCGGAGGAAGTGGCCAGGCTGGTGCTGTTCCTCGCCAGCGACGAGTCCAGCTACTGCACGGGGGCCGAGTTCGTGGTCGACGGCGGCATGCTGGCTGGCGCGACCTTCGGCTGA
- a CDS encoding VOC family protein, translating into MDIRGLGYVTVLASDLSRWRSYASQVLGMMVDDAAPEGALYLKMDERHYRVLVLQDERDGYGASGWEVAGKAAFEQAIAELAQADVEVVRGSAADCAVRKVQELAQFRDPDGNRHELFWGPCQDFRPFVSPAGVSGFVTGAMGMGHVVLPAPAFERCRDFYEQVLGFGLSDLMKVRFTPDPQEPEKRIHFMHCNNARHHSLAIFECPIPSGCVHMMLETASLDDVGRALDRMHANGVKLSATLGKHTNDHMVSFYMQSPGGFDIEYGHGGLEVDWEAHTPFESTVVSHWGHDFSVGRQ; encoded by the coding sequence ATGGATATCCGAGGACTGGGCTACGTGACCGTCCTGGCCAGCGATCTTTCGCGCTGGCGCAGCTACGCCAGCCAGGTGCTGGGCATGATGGTGGACGACGCCGCGCCCGAAGGCGCGCTGTACCTGAAGATGGACGAGCGTCACTACCGCGTGCTGGTGCTGCAGGACGAGCGCGACGGCTACGGTGCCAGCGGCTGGGAAGTGGCCGGCAAGGCCGCCTTCGAGCAGGCCATCGCCGAGCTGGCCCAGGCCGACGTCGAGGTTGTCCGTGGCAGCGCCGCCGACTGCGCGGTGCGCAAGGTCCAGGAGCTGGCGCAGTTCCGCGATCCGGACGGCAACCGTCACGAGCTGTTCTGGGGCCCGTGCCAGGACTTCCGCCCGTTCGTATCCCCGGCGGGTGTCAGCGGTTTCGTCACCGGCGCCATGGGCATGGGCCACGTGGTACTGCCGGCGCCGGCCTTCGAGCGCTGCCGCGATTTCTACGAGCAGGTGCTGGGCTTCGGTCTCTCCGACCTGATGAAGGTGCGTTTCACCCCCGATCCGCAGGAGCCGGAGAAGCGCATCCACTTCATGCACTGCAACAACGCCCGCCACCATTCCCTGGCGATCTTCGAGTGCCCGATCCCCAGCGGCTGCGTGCACATGATGCTGGAGACCGCCTCCCTCGACGACGTGGGCCGCGCCCTGGACCGCATGCACGCCAACGGCGTGAAGCTCTCGGCGACCCTCGGCAAGCACACCAACGACCACATGGTCTCGTTCTACATGCAGAGCCCCGGCGGCTTTGACATCGAATACGGCCACGGCGGCCTGGAAGTGGACTGGGAGGCGCACACGCCTTTCGAAAGCACCGTGGTCAGCCATTGGGGCCACGACTTCAGCGTCGGCCGCCAGTAA
- a CDS encoding CoA transferase subunit A, whose protein sequence is MDKRMTAAEMVAQLRDGMTIGIGGWGPRRKPMALIREIVRSDLKDLTIVAYGGADVGMLCAAGKVKKLVFAFVSLDFIPLEPYFRKARQAGELDVMEIDEGMLLLGLRAAAMNVPFIPTAVGLGTDVLKYNPQIKLVASPYADGRDWVAMPALKLDAALVHVDRADARGVCQIEGPDHYMDDLFVRAAAKTFVCCDELVESAHFHANPQAARTVFWERNLTDGVVHVPGGAHPSSCAPLYGFDVPHFQRYNASVQEEDGWQRYYDEFIRDGEAAYLEKVGGIESLRKLPLPVF, encoded by the coding sequence ATGGACAAACGCATGACGGCGGCCGAAATGGTCGCCCAGCTGCGCGACGGCATGACCATCGGTATCGGTGGTTGGGGTCCGCGCCGCAAACCCATGGCCCTGATCCGCGAAATCGTTCGCTCGGACCTCAAGGACCTCACCATCGTCGCCTACGGCGGCGCCGACGTCGGCATGCTGTGTGCCGCCGGCAAGGTCAAGAAGCTGGTGTTCGCCTTCGTCTCGCTGGACTTCATCCCGCTCGAACCCTACTTCCGCAAGGCCCGTCAGGCGGGTGAGCTGGACGTGATGGAAATCGACGAGGGCATGCTGCTGCTGGGCCTGCGCGCGGCTGCCATGAACGTGCCGTTCATTCCCACCGCCGTGGGCCTGGGCACCGATGTGCTGAAGTACAACCCGCAGATCAAGCTCGTTGCCTCGCCCTACGCCGACGGCCGCGACTGGGTCGCCATGCCGGCGCTGAAGCTGGACGCGGCGCTGGTCCACGTCGACCGTGCCGACGCCCGTGGCGTCTGCCAGATCGAAGGGCCGGATCACTACATGGACGACCTGTTCGTCCGTGCCGCGGCGAAGACCTTCGTCTGCTGCGACGAGCTGGTGGAGTCCGCGCACTTCCACGCCAACCCGCAGGCGGCCCGCACGGTGTTCTGGGAACGCAACCTCACCGACGGCGTGGTGCACGTCCCCGGTGGCGCCCACCCCAGCTCCTGCGCACCGCTGTACGGCTTCGACGTGCCGCACTTCCAGCGCTACAACGCTTCCGTCCAGGAAGAGGACGGCTGGCAGCGCTACTACGACGAATTCATCCGCGACGGCGAAGCCGCCTACCTGGAAAAGGTCGGTGGAATCGAGTCCCTCCGCAAGCTGCCCCTGCCGGTGTTCTGA
- a CDS encoding CoA-transferase subunit beta: MTDATASCSLAELLICAASECWRDDGEVLATGIGVVPRLAASLAMLTSNPDLLMTDSEAFMVAEPVPLGARNGYVPKFDSWMGFSRIFDNVWGGRRHALVGPTQIDRFGQANISCIGDYAKPKAQMLGVRGFPGNSISHANSFFVPSHSRRVFVEGEVDMVASVGYNPARLARGWSLDDIDIRLIVTDLCVLDFGGPQHQMRVRSLHPGVELAQVLDNTSFDLALPAQIPTTAMPSAEQLAILQRLDPHNLRGRQLKDNPPALRSAKEA; the protein is encoded by the coding sequence ATGACTGACGCTACCGCTTCCTGCAGCCTCGCCGAGCTGTTGATCTGCGCCGCCAGCGAATGCTGGCGTGACGACGGCGAAGTGCTCGCCACCGGCATCGGCGTGGTTCCGCGCCTGGCCGCTTCCCTGGCCATGCTGACCAGCAATCCGGACCTGCTGATGACCGATTCGGAGGCCTTCATGGTCGCCGAGCCGGTGCCGCTGGGCGCCCGCAACGGCTACGTGCCGAAGTTCGACAGCTGGATGGGCTTCTCGCGCATCTTCGACAACGTCTGGGGCGGTCGCCGCCACGCGCTGGTCGGCCCGACCCAGATCGACCGCTTCGGCCAGGCCAACATCTCCTGCATCGGCGACTACGCCAAGCCCAAGGCGCAAATGCTCGGCGTGCGCGGCTTCCCGGGTAACTCCATCAGCCACGCCAACTCCTTCTTCGTGCCGTCGCACAGCCGCCGGGTATTCGTCGAAGGCGAAGTCGACATGGTCGCCTCGGTCGGCTACAACCCCGCGCGCCTGGCCCGTGGCTGGTCGCTGGACGACATCGATATCCGCCTGATCGTCACCGACCTCTGCGTGCTCGACTTCGGCGGCCCGCAGCACCAGATGCGCGTTCGCTCGCTGCATCCGGGCGTGGAACTGGCGCAGGTGCTGGACAACACCAGCTTCGACCTGGCCCTGCCGGCGCAGATCCCGACCACCGCCATGCCGTCGGCCGAGCAACTGGCAATCCTGCAGCGCCTCGACCCGCACAACCTGCGTGGCCGCCAGCTCAAGGACAACCCGCCGGCGCTGCGCAGCGCCAAGGAAGCCTAG
- a CDS encoding enoyl-CoA hydratase gives MSEVEEVVLYEVQGPVALVTMNRPEYHNAQNSKMTYALDAAFRRACDDDSVKVIVLRGEGKHFSAGHDIGTPGRDVNESFDRASLWYDHVNKPGGEFLYAREQEVYLGMCRRWREMPKPTVAMVQGACIAGGLMLAWVCDLIVASDDAYFRDPVVRMGIPGVEYFAHVHELSPRIAKEFLFLGERLGAERAWQLGMVNKVVPRDVLLDVTLDMARRVAEMPRLGLQLAKQAVNNAEDLMGKRATMDMVFGLHHFAHAHNELVSGDRLGGYDARAMASSQREPAEGGR, from the coding sequence ATGAGCGAAGTCGAAGAGGTCGTTCTCTACGAGGTGCAGGGCCCGGTGGCCCTGGTCACCATGAACCGTCCCGAGTACCACAACGCGCAGAACTCGAAGATGACCTACGCGCTGGACGCGGCCTTCCGCCGCGCCTGCGACGACGATTCGGTCAAGGTCATCGTCCTGCGCGGCGAGGGCAAGCACTTCTCCGCCGGACACGACATCGGCACGCCGGGCCGCGACGTGAACGAAAGCTTCGACCGCGCGAGCCTGTGGTACGACCACGTGAACAAGCCGGGCGGCGAATTCCTCTATGCCCGCGAGCAGGAGGTCTACCTGGGCATGTGCCGGCGCTGGCGCGAAATGCCCAAGCCGACCGTGGCCATGGTGCAGGGCGCCTGCATCGCCGGCGGGCTGATGCTGGCCTGGGTCTGTGACCTGATCGTCGCCAGCGACGATGCCTACTTCCGCGACCCGGTGGTGCGCATGGGCATCCCCGGCGTCGAGTACTTCGCCCACGTGCATGAACTCAGCCCGCGCATCGCCAAGGAGTTCCTCTTCCTCGGCGAACGCCTGGGTGCCGAGCGCGCCTGGCAACTGGGCATGGTCAACAAGGTGGTGCCGCGCGACGTGCTGCTGGACGTGACCCTGGACATGGCCCGCCGCGTGGCCGAAATGCCGCGCCTGGGCCTGCAGCTGGCCAAGCAGGCGGTGAACAACGCCGAGGACCTGATGGGCAAGCGCGCCACCATGGACATGGTGTTCGGCCTGCACCACTTCGCCCACGCCCACAACGAACTGGTCAGCGGCGACCGCCTGGGCGGCTACGACGCCCGCGCCATGGCCAGCTCGCAGCGCGAGCCGGCGGAGGGCGGCCGATGA
- a CDS encoding helix-turn-helix transcriptional regulator gives MTPSTPDSQALCASAGIDAAALGELLELVYRGPQETTPWASLLEHLRQRFGASYFTLVLRNPAQQRPGLIVNASVHGPHLPGEPSYSEHYYAICPFLDWPVGQVASADQVIGTEAWLEHDFYRQYLAPLDLRYVLVAHMRTPGGMHCALFACRGPDGEDFNDAEQALVRLLLPHLQQAVDLHSTVDQLESERRLYALTIDRLLVGTAILDTQGRLMRSNDAAQRLLDSRDGLECRQERLHAFGRQDNRNLQNAIQTLLQRRENGDGVEVLALSRPSGGMPLNLLLRPLALNHESHGEARQPALVVFIRNPADSPRASRTLLRSLFQLTRTETEVAMQMMDGLTLDETADALGVSRNTVRAHLRGVFAKTGVTRQAELVKTLLNSVASLA, from the coding sequence ATGACCCCTTCCACCCCCGACAGCCAGGCACTCTGCGCCAGCGCCGGCATCGACGCCGCCGCCCTGGGCGAACTGCTCGAGCTGGTCTACCGCGGCCCGCAGGAAACCACACCCTGGGCGAGCCTGCTGGAGCACCTGCGCCAGCGCTTTGGTGCCAGCTACTTCACCCTGGTGCTGCGCAACCCCGCGCAGCAAAGGCCGGGGCTGATCGTCAACGCCTCGGTACACGGCCCGCACCTGCCCGGCGAGCCGTCGTACAGCGAGCACTACTACGCCATCTGCCCCTTCCTCGACTGGCCCGTCGGTCAGGTCGCCAGCGCCGACCAGGTGATCGGCACCGAGGCCTGGCTGGAGCACGACTTCTACCGGCAATACCTGGCGCCGCTGGACCTGCGCTACGTACTGGTCGCCCACATGCGCACGCCGGGCGGCATGCACTGTGCCTTGTTCGCCTGCCGGGGGCCGGATGGCGAGGACTTCAACGATGCGGAACAGGCCCTGGTGCGCCTGCTGCTGCCGCACCTGCAACAGGCCGTGGACCTGCATTCCACGGTCGACCAGCTGGAATCCGAGCGGCGCCTCTACGCCCTGACCATCGACCGCCTGCTGGTGGGCACCGCGATCCTCGACACCCAGGGCCGGCTGATGCGCAGCAACGACGCCGCGCAGCGCCTGCTCGACAGCCGCGACGGCCTGGAATGCCGGCAGGAGCGCCTGCACGCCTTCGGCCGCCAGGACAACCGCAACCTGCAGAACGCCATCCAGACGCTGCTGCAAAGGCGGGAAAACGGCGACGGTGTGGAAGTCCTGGCGCTGTCGCGCCCCAGCGGCGGGATGCCGTTGAACCTGCTGCTGCGCCCCCTGGCGCTGAACCACGAAAGTCACGGCGAGGCCCGCCAGCCGGCGCTGGTGGTATTCATCCGCAATCCGGCCGACTCGCCCCGGGCCTCGCGCACCCTGCTGCGCAGCCTGTTTCAGCTGACCCGCACGGAAACCGAGGTGGCGATGCAGATGATGGACGGCCTGACCCTGGACGAAACCGCTGACGCCCTGGGCGTGTCGCGTAACACCGTGCGCGCGCACTTGCGCGGTGTGTTCGCCAAGACCGGCGTGACGCGCCAGGCGGAGCTGGTGAAGACGCTGCTCAATAGCGTGGCGTCGTTGGCGTAA